CAAAAAACCGTCAGCAACAGAATTGGAACAACTTACCGTCGTGCCATCAAAATTAAGAATTGAACCAGCACCGCAACCAACGCCAGGTTTTGTTAATAGATCAGAAGCGGCAAGTTCCCCGACTTTACCAGCACGATGGGCATACATCGACTGCCCGATGGGACGTAAAGGAACGGTCGAAGTAAAAGTTTTCCACCCTGTCCCATCATGAAATTTAATTTTTAATAAATAAGGATTCGTTCCTGCAGGAGTATAAGTTCCCCCTCCATCGCACGAAATGCTTGAAGCAGAGCTATTGAACACATCCAAAAGACTTCCACCAAACCCCACCGTTCCCGTTCCTAAAGGATGTTCAAATAATCCATCGGATGAAGATAGATCATAGACTGCACTTTGCTCGCGATAAAGAACACATGTTTCGGCTGGATCATAAACACTGAATTCAAATGCAACGGTTGCAGAATTTAACACACTTCCATCCGGCTTGAACAAACGACCACTGATGGTCATCGAATTCGCCACAGCCAAAGCCGACGAAGCAAACAAGCTTAATATTAAAGTGGTTAAAAATGCCTTCATCACATTAGATATTTCGGCATCTAAAATGCTTTGCTTAACGGCTAATTAAAAGGAAAGACTGCGGATTTCTAAAGAATAATTGTCTGAAGTTTTCAGCTTCTTCAACTCAGCCCCAGAATGAATCAAGACCTGACTGCGATATCCATCACTTGTAGTAATAGACTGGTTAGCACTAATCCCTGACTGAACAAACGACTTATCTGCGACTTTAGGCTTTGATGGCAAAATCAAATAATCAACCTGCGGCACAGTATCACTGCACGCACTAAGACTTATCATGATGAGACAAATAGTTATTACTTTGCCAGCCATGATTTCTTTTCGGTGAATCTTAATTAAACCTCAACAGGGCACCTTTATTTCGCCACCTAGACATTTCGTTGACGTACCAGAGTGATATCGTTTCAAGAAGAGATTTTTCTAAATTGTAAGTACGCGATTTTAAAAGTCATTTTATTCCGTCCCAGACTGAAATATGGCACCGCACTTGCTTTAGAAATCAGCATAAAGAAATTAATTCCGGCAAAGCTGGACAAAAAATAGAGGCTTTATATGAAAACAACAAAACAACAAATCATCACTGTCTTACTTACTTTGACTGCAGCAACTCTATTAGTTGGTTGTTCTAAAGGTGCTCAAGTTGGCAGCGAAGACTATTCAAGTCGCGTGACTGAAACTGACATTACTGCTTCTTCGACAAAGCCTTTAGCTTACTGCAATCAGGCGACAGGTTCTGAAATCACATCCAAAATGAAAGTTTACCAAGAAAATAATGCTGTTCGCATGGACCTAGTTTATGTTCGCCTAACAGCACTACCTGCTAGCTTTAAAAACGATCAGTCTTATATCTCTATGTGGAAGTGGTTATCTAACTCTGCAGGCAGCACTTATCTAGATTCTTCAGCTTTAGAATTTGTTTTAATTGATTCAACGAACAACCAAGCACTTACTAACTGGAAAACAACCCTTAAGTGGAGTGATGTTGCCTCTGCAGCTTCGGGCCTTGGTATCACGGATCCACAAACATTCTTTAATCGCGTGAACATCTTGGTCAATCTTAAAGATGCCCAAGGTGAATACGACGCTTTAAAAATCACGCACTACAATTTAACAACACACAAAGCGATCAGCCAAACTGACGGTTTGTTACCGATGTTTTACGCAAATCCAAACGACTATGCGACAGAAGCTTCAGGTCATGCTCGTGCCGAAGTTCTAAAAAACCTGCACCCTTTTGCTAGCCAAGTTGGTCAGGGGTTTTCTTCGACTCAATATCAATCGATGGCGAATGCATTTTGCTTTTAATCCGAATTTCAAGACCGTAATCCGAAAATAAAGAACTAGAATGCTTTAAATTCTTTATAGCGCCTCTCAGACCCGGCATTGCCCTTGCAGTGCGGGTCAGTATGAAAAAACTTACTTTATTTTTATTCTTAATTTTTTTCCTTCAAGCCTGCAGTCAAGATAGCTCTTCAAATAAAAAGCAAACCCCACTAACCCTGCGTCAATTAAGCAAAGATGGAGTTGAGTTTTCGTACGCAAGAAAGACGGATCTTGCTGAGGATCTTAGCAATCTCACCTCGTTCAAAGAAGACTTAAATAAATTCGTCGTTGAATTCTACATAAAAGGAAAACCCCTTGCACAAATTCGCGTACTTAAAGTTGACAAATACACCCATGAAAACAGCGAGCTTTCACATCTAGTTCAAAGTGTCTCAACGAATTCTTGGAACCTTATTGATGAAGTCGACCTTAGCGAAGGTGCGGGTGCTATCAAACGATTCAAATCTAAAGAACTTACTTACGAAATTTTCGACGGAGAAAAAAAGTTGACACAATTCGAAGTCAACTTCATTCCCGATCTTTTTATCGCCGCTGGTGAAGTAAAAACTTTGTCAGATTTAAATTTAGATTCTGGAACTTTTGATTTTGGCTATTTAGTTCTAGGTTACGGCTCCTCACTTGTAACAGAGGGAAAATCTATAACTTTCAATGTACAAAAATTAATTACGTTCGGTGCTATCGAAACTTTCACCAAACAAATGGCAATGATGGAAGGACCTGAGGCTAGCCGGGGTCAAAATGGCGGTGCTGTTGCGATAAATGCATTGGAGGCAAACGGCAATCTGGAAGTTTTTCTTAGAGGCACCGTTGGTGGAAGGGGAAGAACAGGAGACAGTAATAAGAATGCAGGCGCAGCCGGTGCAGACGGAAAAATGGGAGTTTCTGGGCATAATCACCCGGATCCAAGCCCAAGATGTAAAGTCCAAAGCACTCCTGGAGAACAAGGCAAACAAGGCCCTGAAGGGGGCCCTGGTGGAAATGGCGGCAATGGTGGCGACTCCGGAACCTTTAAGTACTCCGGACAAAAAAATAATTCACTCTATTTGAAAATCCATACACTTCCAGGTCCCGGTGGAATTCGTGGTGAAGGCGGCACCGGTGGCCCCGGCGGCCCGGGCGGAAAAGGTGTCAGAGATTACTATCC
This is a stretch of genomic DNA from Bdellovibrio reynosensis. It encodes these proteins:
- a CDS encoding collagen-like triple helix repeat-containing protein, with the protein product MKKLTLFLFLIFFLQACSQDSSSNKKQTPLTLRQLSKDGVEFSYARKTDLAEDLSNLTSFKEDLNKFVVEFYIKGKPLAQIRVLKVDKYTHENSELSHLVQSVSTNSWNLIDEVDLSEGAGAIKRFKSKELTYEIFDGEKKLTQFEVNFIPDLFIAAGEVKTLSDLNLDSGTFDFGYLVLGYGSSLVTEGKSITFNVQKLITFGAIETFTKQMAMMEGPEASRGQNGGAVAINALEANGNLEVFLRGTVGGRGRTGDSNKNAGAAGADGKMGVSGHNHPDPSPRCKVQSTPGEQGKQGPEGGPGGNGGNGGDSGTFKYSGQKNNSLYLKIHTLPGPGGIRGEGGTGGPGGPGGKGVRDYYPCPATPAGAQGKAGDPGKPGQPGSSGTAQDSCVSLHKHEETICKVF